A stretch of Primulina tabacum isolate GXHZ01 chromosome 13, ASM2559414v2, whole genome shotgun sequence DNA encodes these proteins:
- the LOC142521918 gene encoding uncharacterized protein LOC142521918, with product MLAIVSSATTYYARRYVLEFYSNLLSSARDEISVKFGRVIFKHIDEELSDAGEQLKIVPAYFNGNRKVSITRHSLGDPKPRVQFSTLHLILDIPRLHKLYAFPHFSPPPSPSFVGFWLPPLQLPAAKLFSSTIFVCFLLSPTPSYRRCSLFSRLLRAGGVLTPLRLSSPPSLPPCSTQSPTKIFIRRRKRSLQNSNKQNMRMALYWLFQGCQPGDSLVFHYSGHGSRQRNYNGDEVDGYDETLCPLDFETQGMIVDDEINTSIVRPLPHGVKLHAIIDACHSGTVLDLPFLCRMNRSGQYAWEDHRTRSGVWKGTNGGEVLSRSGWNMRFMCG from the exons ATGTTGGCTATTGTAAGCTCTGCGACTACATATTATGCCAGAAGATATGTTCTGGAATTTTACTCCAATCTCCTGTCCAGTGCTAGAGATGAAATATCAGTGAAGTTTGGCAGGGT GATTTTCAAGCATATTGATGAAGAACTGTCTGATGCGGGTGAACAACTGAAGATTGTACCTGCATATTTCAATGGAAACAGAAAG GTGTCTATTACAAGACACAGCTTAGGAGACCCAAAACCACGTGTGCAGTTTTCTACTCTCCACCTCATCCTTGACATCCCCCGGTTACACAAGCTTTATGCATTTCCTCATTTTTCCCCTCCCCCTTCTCCCTCTTTCGTTGGATTTTGGCTTCCCCCACTTCAGTTACCAGCAGCCaaactcttctcctctacaATTTTTGTCTGCTTCCTACTTTCACCAACTCCAAGTTATCGCCGCTGCTCTCTCTTCTCTCGGCTTCTGCGAGCTGGTGGGGTTCTTACGCCTCTTCG GTTGTCTTCGCCTCCGTCTCTCCCGCCTTGCAGCACGCAGAGCCCTACAAAAATTTTTATCAG AAGAAGAAAGAGATCCCTACAGAATTCCAACAAGCAAAATATGCGAATGGCATTGTATTGGCTTTTCCAAGGATGTCAACCAGGAGATTCCTTGGTGTTTCATTATTCTGGCCATGGTTCAAGGCAAAGGAACTACAATGGAGATGAAGTTGATGGATATGATGAAACCTTGTGTCCTCTTGACTTTGAAACACAGGGTATGATTGTAGATGATGAGATTAATACATCTATTGTGAGACCTCTACCTCACGGTGTTAAGCTTCATGCAATAATAGATGCGTGTCATAGCGGAACAGTTCTTGATTTACCGTTTCTATGCCGGATGAATAG GAGTGGCCAATATGCATGGGAGGACCATCGTACTCGATCAGGTGTGTGGAAAGGAACAAATGGTGGTGAG GTGCTCAGCCGTAGCGGCTGGAATATGCGCTTTATGTGTGGTTGA